In one Natronosalvus amylolyticus genomic region, the following are encoded:
- a CDS encoding RICIN domain-containing protein — protein MSEYQPEAELSRRSVLRGMAAMGAVAALGSQTTGGDTGTGTLFPSGFDPETPVESHHPGAPRFISVDEPIVNPVWTLGADTRGLEADEPPAWALWDKGRDNLAPRLPDLRADPHDYDASDFTWTLVDWPEASDGPDVVSFATATGDDLGRYDEGQDTVAEFRADAPGDYILELEAPDGTHELTLHAFPRGDGGAAVYNGDPDNAPRLELEATYDDEAEEFRLETNAQPAPFADSSSDDLWGVFRADDRDALSSAAIEEADGGLRATIPVDALEGESARVHAAVYDDGAATKSAQDLVVLDPDGSVDLPNRPPEWMADGIMYQLFPRSWAGEREATTLETLISGDDDTGAPGLDYLDEMGVDAIWLTPTVPATSVERQLDGELSGGGPHGYDTADYTGVSEDLVPDGEDPLEVYRRFVNECHDRNIKVVFDIVINHAGRTNPLFEDTIGERADGPGPWDTVTEWDEDHRAFDWWDRAEVPRRNEDGELLEAEPRPTGFADLQVMPNLNFESLSLREYIMGVADFWSRPQSAGGMGVDGFRADIAYGVPKSVWKEIREIGRYNNEEFLMFDETIPRDASYTESEFDMHHDTAGFLNQAQQVAADDAHGGSLFDTIDERSQIGLPDHSLVVNALENHDEHRILNQAAVDLHDPNHDDIDDGTWAYYANRVRCCAAAAFVLPGVPQLYYGIERQISRYGEGRHLGEDDHRGYDDDGNINVAADVREGGRQRAFMNWDDGPDEYHTNFFENLSTLYDEVEALHPDAEFDGIPFEADDDAELLLCERRVSRREDIDGPSTVAAIVNFGDGDTEVEIDAKYEGYDLFKDEDVLLEDHGDTITVEVGDLIVLPADDEEDESLEGTYRILADHSGKALDVADVSTDDGANVHQWEYVGGDNQHWTLEAVGDNEYRIVADHSGKVLDVENASGEDGANVHQWEDVGADNQRWFVEPVDDADTLYTITAVHSGKVLDVEGVSSDDGANVHQWEYVGGDNQHWRLEER, from the coding sequence ATGAGCGAATACCAGCCTGAAGCCGAGCTCTCGCGGCGTTCAGTGCTTCGAGGAATGGCCGCAATGGGGGCCGTCGCCGCCCTCGGGAGTCAAACAACCGGTGGCGATACCGGTACGGGCACACTGTTCCCGAGCGGTTTCGATCCCGAGACGCCTGTGGAGTCACACCATCCTGGAGCTCCACGGTTCATCAGCGTGGACGAACCGATCGTGAATCCTGTCTGGACACTCGGAGCCGACACCCGCGGCCTCGAGGCCGACGAACCCCCGGCCTGGGCTCTCTGGGATAAGGGCCGTGACAACCTCGCACCCCGCCTGCCCGATCTTCGGGCCGACCCACACGACTACGACGCAAGCGACTTCACGTGGACCCTCGTCGACTGGCCCGAGGCGAGCGACGGCCCCGACGTCGTCTCTTTCGCGACCGCCACCGGGGACGACCTCGGACGATACGACGAAGGCCAGGACACCGTCGCGGAGTTCCGCGCGGACGCACCCGGCGACTACATCCTCGAGCTCGAGGCGCCTGACGGTACCCACGAACTCACGCTCCACGCATTCCCCAGGGGCGACGGCGGCGCGGCGGTCTACAATGGCGACCCCGATAACGCCCCACGTCTCGAACTCGAAGCGACCTACGACGACGAGGCCGAGGAGTTTCGGCTCGAGACCAACGCCCAGCCCGCTCCCTTCGCCGACTCCTCGAGCGACGACCTGTGGGGCGTCTTCCGGGCCGACGACCGGGACGCCCTCTCGAGCGCAGCGATCGAAGAGGCAGACGGCGGTCTGCGGGCGACGATTCCCGTTGACGCTCTCGAGGGAGAATCCGCCCGTGTTCACGCGGCGGTTTACGACGACGGGGCGGCGACAAAGAGTGCACAGGACCTCGTAGTACTCGACCCCGACGGGAGCGTCGACCTGCCGAACCGGCCGCCAGAATGGATGGCCGACGGCATCATGTACCAGCTCTTCCCCCGCTCGTGGGCGGGCGAACGCGAGGCGACCACGCTCGAGACCCTGATCTCCGGCGACGACGACACGGGAGCACCCGGTCTCGACTATCTCGACGAGATGGGCGTCGACGCCATCTGGCTCACCCCTACCGTCCCGGCGACGAGCGTCGAACGGCAACTCGACGGCGAACTGTCCGGCGGCGGTCCCCACGGCTACGATACGGCAGACTACACCGGCGTCTCCGAGGATCTCGTCCCCGACGGCGAGGACCCGCTCGAGGTCTACCGCCGGTTCGTCAATGAGTGTCACGACCGGAACATCAAGGTCGTCTTCGACATCGTCATCAACCACGCAGGTCGTACGAATCCGCTATTCGAGGATACCATCGGCGAGCGTGCGGACGGCCCCGGCCCGTGGGACACCGTCACCGAGTGGGACGAGGACCACCGGGCGTTCGACTGGTGGGATCGCGCCGAGGTTCCCCGACGGAACGAGGACGGCGAGTTGCTCGAGGCCGAACCACGACCAACCGGCTTCGCCGATCTGCAGGTGATGCCCAACCTCAACTTCGAGAGCCTCTCCCTGCGCGAGTACATAATGGGCGTGGCCGACTTCTGGTCGCGGCCACAGTCTGCGGGTGGCATGGGCGTCGACGGCTTCCGCGCGGACATCGCCTACGGCGTACCCAAATCCGTCTGGAAAGAAATTCGCGAGATCGGTCGGTACAACAACGAGGAGTTCCTCATGTTCGACGAGACCATCCCGCGGGACGCCAGCTACACCGAAAGCGAGTTCGACATGCACCACGACACAGCTGGGTTCCTCAATCAGGCACAACAAGTCGCTGCCGACGACGCCCACGGTGGCAGCCTGTTCGACACGATCGACGAGCGGAGCCAGATCGGGCTCCCCGACCACTCCCTCGTCGTGAACGCTCTCGAGAACCACGACGAACATCGCATCCTCAACCAGGCCGCAGTCGACCTCCACGACCCGAACCACGACGACATCGACGACGGCACGTGGGCGTACTACGCCAACCGGGTTCGGTGCTGTGCGGCCGCGGCGTTCGTCCTCCCCGGCGTGCCACAGCTATACTACGGCATCGAGCGCCAGATCAGCCGGTATGGAGAGGGTCGCCACCTGGGCGAAGACGATCACCGCGGCTACGACGACGACGGAAACATCAACGTTGCTGCCGACGTCCGCGAAGGTGGCCGCCAGCGAGCGTTCATGAACTGGGATGACGGCCCAGACGAGTACCACACGAACTTCTTCGAGAATCTCTCGACGCTGTACGACGAGGTCGAAGCATTGCACCCGGATGCCGAGTTCGACGGCATCCCCTTCGAGGCCGATGACGACGCCGAACTGCTGCTCTGTGAGCGTCGCGTCAGCCGACGGGAAGACATCGATGGACCGTCGACTGTCGCCGCCATAGTCAACTTCGGCGACGGCGATACCGAAGTCGAAATCGACGCCAAATACGAAGGCTACGACCTGTTCAAGGACGAAGACGTCCTCCTCGAGGACCACGGCGACACCATCACGGTTGAGGTCGGCGACCTCATCGTCCTGCCGGCTGACGACGAGGAAGACGAAAGTCTCGAGGGAACGTACCGTATCCTCGCCGATCACAGCGGGAAGGCCCTGGACGTTGCTGACGTCTCCACCGATGACGGCGCGAACGTCCACCAGTGGGAGTACGTCGGCGGCGACAATCAGCACTGGACGCTCGAGGCCGTCGGCGACAACGAGTACCGCATCGTCGCCGACCACAGCGGCAAGGTACTGGACGTCGAAAACGCCTCGGGCGAGGACGGTGCGAACGTCCACCAGTGGGAAGACGTCGGCGCCGACAACCAGCGCTGGTTCGTCGAGCCGGTCGACGACGCCGATACTCTGTACACGATCACGGCCGTCCACAGTGGCAAGGTCCTCGACGTCGAAGGCGTCTCGAGCGACGACGGGGCGAACGTCCACCAGTGGGAGTACGTCGGCGGCGACAACCAGCACTGGCGACTCGAGGAACGGTAA
- a CDS encoding proton-conducting transporter membrane subunit, which produces MTDPRPLAAIAIAFLAIAVIVAGRRRPAVRDGTPIVASLLTVAVVASMVPEVLAGRQPTTNLGALVAGIDFSVQADPLGTIFALVASCLWAVTAVYSVGYVRGKGLDHRTRYTAALCLSVGSGIGVAFASNLLVLVIFYELTTVGTYPLVAHRGTERAREVGYEYVAYVIGGGTLVVGGAVIVHTLAGSVTFAPGGIPGLADAAAGAPTAARVAIVAMLAGFAVKGAIMPLHAWLPRAMVAPTTVSGVLHAVIVVKSGVFGIARTVLEVFGPETTADLGVGTPLAIIAAATILLGSLLALRQDDLKRRLAYSTVAHLSYVVLGIAVLVPAAVVGGLFHIAAHAVAKLALFFCVGALAIETDVKKVSEIAGVGRRMPLTMAVFAVGACSLAGLPLFVGFASKWYLLVGGAELSPIVPAVLVVSGALNVAYFWPIVYGAFFETPERADPKPLLEGPMGGTSSSDRLDEQANVTTDRRWKRLPPTGVEASPALVVPLLALALAIIALGIWADHLVVLELARAAADASFGVIVR; this is translated from the coding sequence ATGACCGACCCGCGTCCGCTCGCCGCTATCGCCATCGCGTTTCTCGCGATCGCCGTCATCGTCGCCGGCCGGCGTCGTCCAGCGGTTCGTGACGGGACACCGATCGTCGCGAGCCTGCTGACCGTCGCGGTCGTCGCAAGCATGGTCCCAGAGGTTCTCGCGGGTCGGCAGCCGACGACGAACCTCGGGGCACTCGTGGCGGGCATCGATTTCTCGGTACAGGCCGATCCCCTCGGAACGATCTTTGCCCTGGTTGCCAGTTGCCTCTGGGCCGTCACCGCGGTGTACAGCGTCGGGTACGTCCGGGGGAAAGGACTCGACCATCGTACCCGGTATACGGCCGCACTGTGTCTCTCGGTCGGCTCCGGGATCGGCGTCGCATTCGCCTCCAACCTGCTGGTGCTCGTCATATTCTACGAGTTGACCACCGTGGGGACCTATCCGCTGGTCGCCCACAGGGGAACCGAGCGCGCCCGGGAAGTCGGCTACGAGTACGTCGCCTACGTCATCGGCGGCGGGACGCTCGTCGTCGGCGGCGCAGTGATCGTCCACACCCTCGCGGGGAGCGTGACGTTCGCTCCCGGCGGAATTCCGGGTCTGGCCGACGCGGCCGCCGGCGCCCCAACGGCCGCACGTGTCGCCATCGTCGCCATGCTCGCGGGATTCGCCGTCAAGGGAGCCATCATGCCCCTGCACGCCTGGCTCCCGCGAGCGATGGTTGCCCCGACAACCGTCTCCGGAGTGCTCCACGCCGTGATCGTCGTAAAATCGGGCGTCTTCGGGATTGCGCGCACTGTCCTCGAGGTATTCGGCCCCGAAACGACGGCCGATCTGGGTGTTGGGACACCGCTCGCCATCATCGCGGCCGCGACGATCCTGCTGGGAAGCCTCCTCGCGCTTCGACAGGACGATCTCAAGCGCCGGTTGGCCTACTCGACGGTAGCCCACCTCTCGTACGTCGTCCTCGGGATCGCCGTCCTCGTTCCCGCGGCCGTCGTCGGCGGCCTGTTTCACATCGCGGCCCACGCCGTCGCCAAGCTCGCGCTGTTCTTCTGCGTCGGCGCGCTCGCCATCGAAACCGACGTGAAGAAGGTGTCCGAGATCGCCGGCGTCGGTCGACGAATGCCACTCACCATGGCCGTCTTCGCCGTCGGCGCCTGCTCGCTGGCCGGCCTTCCGCTCTTCGTCGGTTTCGCGAGCAAGTGGTACCTCCTCGTGGGCGGTGCGGAACTCAGTCCCATTGTGCCGGCCGTACTCGTGGTCTCGGGGGCTCTCAACGTCGCTTACTTCTGGCCCATCGTCTACGGTGCGTTCTTCGAGACGCCCGAGAGAGCAGATCCGAAGCCGTTGCTCGAGGGGCCGATGGGTGGCACTTCAAGTAGCGACAGGCTGGACGAGCAGGCTAACGTTACGACGGACCGGCGCTGGAAACGCCTCCCGCCCACCGGTGTCGAAGCAAGTCCAGCGCTCGTGGTCCCCCTGCTCGCCCTCGCCCTCGCGATCATCGCGCTTGGTATCTGGGCCGACCACCTGGTCGTCCTCGAGCTGGCGCGAGCGGCTGCCGACGCGAGTTTCGGGGTGATCGTCCGGTGA
- a CDS encoding proton-conducting transporter membrane subunit — MSLAVVLLFAVLLIPTIGVLAVCLDSKRTPWAVATVSLGLTAVTSTLLATLLILDGATVYRLGIQGGPGLVFRSDALSVTVGLLDVVLTLGILGYTRTAGPHGREFYVPYLLFTTAVFGVVLSGDLLGIYAFLVLLIWATGRLVECSEKAGVEATARGYRRTATLGASVYLVGVLLAVWLGGSSDGQRLGFALAEVGYTDSLVVTSFVFMTVGLALLVALVPLHGWLIETHARATDPVSALISGVLPAAAVYAFFRVLFDVFTLEFLTANPAVTNGIIYGAIGSLLVGNLLAYGQRDIKGMLAYSTISQFGLIVAGLLVATETAVFGSVIQLFGHGIVKGAFCLVAGLIAIRFDARTIDEFGGLANRAPLVAAAFAGLAIAMIGLPPTVGFVGKWYIAVGALEQGLWVVTAFVVFSTLLTLGYVIPFVDRIYFGTFDGVDNGSQSITATMVAVVVLAALLSLAIGLASVTFEAFLREAIEGLVAAPVE, encoded by the coding sequence ATGAGCCTCGCCGTCGTCCTGCTGTTCGCCGTTTTGTTGATTCCCACGATCGGTGTCCTCGCCGTGTGTCTCGACTCGAAGCGAACGCCCTGGGCCGTCGCGACCGTTTCGCTGGGCCTGACCGCCGTCACCTCGACGCTGCTCGCGACGCTCTTGATCCTCGACGGAGCAACCGTCTATCGCCTGGGAATCCAGGGCGGTCCGGGGCTCGTCTTCCGCTCGGACGCTCTCTCGGTGACGGTCGGATTGCTGGACGTGGTGTTGACCCTCGGGATCCTCGGCTACACCCGAACAGCTGGCCCGCACGGCCGCGAGTTCTACGTCCCCTACCTGCTCTTTACGACGGCCGTCTTCGGCGTGGTTCTCTCAGGAGACCTCCTCGGCATCTACGCCTTTCTCGTGCTGTTGATCTGGGCCACGGGCCGGCTCGTCGAGTGTAGCGAGAAAGCCGGCGTCGAAGCGACGGCACGGGGCTACCGTCGGACGGCTACGCTGGGTGCGAGCGTCTACCTCGTCGGCGTCCTCCTCGCGGTGTGGCTCGGCGGCTCGAGTGACGGACAACGCCTCGGATTCGCACTGGCAGAAGTGGGCTACACCGACTCGCTCGTCGTCACGTCTTTCGTGTTCATGACCGTCGGACTCGCCCTGCTCGTCGCGCTCGTTCCCCTACACGGCTGGCTCATCGAGACCCACGCGAGGGCGACAGATCCCGTCAGTGCACTGATCTCGGGAGTACTCCCGGCAGCCGCAGTGTACGCCTTCTTTCGGGTCCTCTTCGACGTGTTCACGCTCGAGTTCCTGACGGCGAATCCGGCCGTCACGAACGGCATCATCTACGGGGCAATCGGGAGTCTGCTCGTCGGAAACCTCCTGGCCTACGGCCAGCGGGACATCAAGGGCATGCTCGCATACTCGACGATCTCTCAGTTCGGGCTGATCGTCGCCGGATTGCTCGTCGCCACCGAGACGGCCGTCTTCGGTTCGGTCATCCAGCTTTTCGGCCACGGCATCGTCAAGGGCGCGTTCTGTCTCGTCGCCGGGCTCATCGCTATCCGCTTCGATGCCCGCACCATCGACGAGTTCGGCGGCCTCGCCAACCGCGCTCCGCTCGTCGCCGCCGCCTTCGCCGGCCTCGCCATCGCCATGATCGGCCTCCCGCCGACGGTCGGTTTCGTCGGTAAGTGGTACATCGCAGTGGGCGCCCTCGAACAGGGACTCTGGGTCGTCACTGCCTTCGTCGTGTTCTCGACGCTCTTGACGCTCGGATACGTCATCCCGTTCGTCGACCGGATTTACTTCGGTACGTTCGATGGGGTCGATAACGGGTCTCAGTCGATCACCGCCACGATGGTGGCTGTGGTCGTCCTCGCAGCGCTGCTCTCACTGGCTATCGGCCTCGCCTCGGTGACCTTCGAGGCGTTCCTCAGGGAAGCGATCGAGGGGCTCGTGGCGGCCCCCGTCGAGTGA
- a CDS encoding UPF0146 family protein produces the protein MAHSRRNTAALVDALSSANHLVEIGIGRRTDVAEGLADRGCRVVATDISPRDVPDTVTFVEDDVLEPSLEVYTDADTLYALNLPPELHRPVWDLAREVDAGFRFTTLGGDSPLVPVRRLSLPRETLFVAEAGIDTSR, from the coding sequence GTGGCACACTCTCGTCGGAACACCGCCGCTCTGGTCGACGCTCTCTCGAGTGCGAACCACCTCGTCGAGATCGGGATCGGTCGCCGAACGGACGTCGCCGAAGGGCTTGCTGACCGAGGCTGTCGGGTCGTCGCGACCGACATCAGCCCGCGAGACGTTCCGGACACCGTCACGTTTGTCGAAGACGACGTTCTCGAGCCGAGCCTCGAGGTGTATACCGACGCAGACACCCTTTATGCCCTGAATCTCCCGCCCGAACTCCACCGTCCAGTCTGGGACCTCGCTCGGGAGGTCGACGCCGGGTTCCGTTTTACCACGCTGGGCGGTGACTCGCCCCTGGTCCCCGTCCGTCGGCTCTCGCTGCCTCGAGAGACGCTGTTCGTCGCCGAAGCAGGGATCGACACCTCGCGATAG
- a CDS encoding proton-conducting transporter membrane subunit — protein sequence MIDPATISPAFVVWLAAALALLGRRVGAVAGITACGVATWWVLTVPAGTSGEWTFLEFAIIPVAVDPASRVTGLAFVAFGVVAVGYLSVTGADCWHLTAALTYAGAALWAVFAGDWLGLLVGWELMALASTLLVWLHGGDAVRVGFRYALVHAIGGALLAAGLAMHVVAQGGADALHFGDGIAGGLPALTVAAGVGINAALIGVHVWLPDTYASPHVGASVVLSAYTTKLAVYAAYRAFPEGNLALAYVGGVMAVFGASYALAQKDARRLLAYHIQAQVGYILAGIGIGSALGIAGAFAHLFNNVLFKGLLFMVAGLIVIRAGTGKLDSGGRLGRSSPLLVGAFLVAAASITAVPGTNGFVSKGMVLDAALEGGHTPLRWLLLIGAVGTIVSFCKFGYYASRRGEDHLLSDATPAQAITMIPIAVACLAIGLWYDPFFDLLPARGDWSTDPYSQRHLLEKVALFAVGVIAFVIGRPLLERLEGGVDVDAVRDPLIFEGTRTLAAGVALVFSAVSAADHGLRRRAFAAATDPVHVIARRLPDEAGERYRERSREIAGTIGIGPNRRYRYAALVVCLAVALLIGVGPR from the coding sequence GTGATCGATCCTGCCACGATCTCGCCGGCGTTCGTCGTCTGGCTCGCGGCCGCCCTCGCCCTGCTGGGTCGGCGTGTCGGTGCCGTGGCCGGGATCACCGCCTGCGGGGTCGCCACCTGGTGGGTACTGACTGTGCCCGCGGGCACCTCTGGGGAGTGGACGTTCCTCGAGTTCGCGATAATCCCCGTCGCGGTCGACCCTGCCTCGCGGGTGACGGGACTAGCCTTCGTGGCATTCGGTGTCGTGGCGGTGGGCTACCTCTCGGTGACGGGAGCCGACTGCTGGCATCTCACGGCCGCCCTGACGTACGCCGGAGCCGCGCTCTGGGCCGTCTTCGCCGGCGACTGGCTCGGCCTGCTCGTCGGCTGGGAACTGATGGCGCTCGCGAGCACCCTCCTGGTCTGGCTCCACGGGGGCGACGCCGTGCGGGTCGGGTTTCGGTACGCGCTGGTCCACGCCATCGGCGGTGCACTGCTCGCAGCCGGCCTCGCGATGCACGTCGTGGCGCAGGGTGGCGCAGACGCCCTTCACTTTGGCGACGGAATCGCGGGTGGGCTCCCTGCGCTCACCGTCGCCGCCGGCGTCGGGATCAACGCTGCGCTGATCGGCGTGCACGTCTGGTTGCCCGACACCTACGCCAGCCCCCACGTCGGCGCGTCGGTCGTCCTCTCGGCGTACACCACGAAACTCGCCGTCTACGCCGCCTACCGGGCGTTCCCCGAGGGAAACCTCGCGCTCGCCTACGTCGGCGGCGTCATGGCTGTGTTCGGCGCGAGCTACGCCCTGGCCCAGAAGGACGCCCGTCGGCTACTCGCCTATCACATCCAGGCCCAGGTGGGCTACATCCTCGCAGGTATCGGCATCGGTTCGGCCCTCGGGATCGCGGGCGCGTTCGCTCACCTGTTCAACAACGTCCTGTTCAAGGGGCTGTTATTCATGGTCGCCGGGCTCATCGTCATCCGGGCGGGCACCGGCAAACTCGACTCTGGTGGACGGCTGGGTCGCTCGAGCCCCCTCCTCGTTGGGGCGTTCCTCGTCGCGGCCGCCTCGATCACCGCCGTCCCGGGCACCAACGGCTTCGTTAGCAAGGGTATGGTGCTCGACGCCGCTCTCGAGGGTGGCCACACGCCACTGCGGTGGCTCCTGCTGATCGGGGCCGTCGGCACTATCGTCTCGTTTTGTAAGTTCGGCTACTACGCCAGTCGCCGGGGCGAGGACCACCTGCTGTCGGACGCAACCCCGGCTCAGGCCATCACGATGATCCCCATCGCCGTCGCCTGTCTCGCCATCGGACTCTGGTACGACCCGTTCTTCGACTTGCTCCCCGCGAGGGGCGACTGGTCGACCGACCCCTACTCACAGCGTCACCTCCTCGAGAAGGTCGCCCTCTTTGCCGTCGGTGTAATCGCGTTCGTCATCGGCCGGCCCCTGCTCGAGCGCCTGGAGGGTGGGGTCGACGTCGACGCGGTCCGTGATCCGCTGATCTTCGAGGGGACGCGAACGCTCGCGGCCGGCGTCGCCCTCGTCTTCAGTGCAGTGAGTGCCGCCGACCATGGTCTCCGGCGACGGGCGTTCGCCGCCGCGACCGACCCCGTCCACGTGATCGCCCGTCGCCTGCCGGACGAGGCAGGTGAACGGTACCGCGAGCGGTCGCGCGAGATCGCCGGGACGATCGGGATCGGCCCCAACCGCCGGTACCGATACGCCGCGCTCGTGGTCTGTCTTGCCGTCGCCCTGCTGATCGGAGTTGGTCCCAGATGA
- a CDS encoding glycine zipper 2TM domain-containing protein yields MVKQRINRMLSRARYAAIGAAIGGFLGGLFNKNLASSGAAVGALAGAVIGERRPDAEQRFGELKNRGEENIKGLRSGSESAE; encoded by the coding sequence ATGGTGAAACAACGAATCAACCGTATGCTGAGCCGTGCACGCTACGCAGCCATCGGTGCCGCTATCGGCGGCTTCCTCGGTGGACTATTCAACAAGAACCTTGCGAGCTCCGGTGCCGCCGTGGGTGCTCTGGCCGGTGCCGTGATCGGCGAGCGTCGACCCGACGCCGAACAGCGCTTTGGCGAGCTGAAAAATCGGGGCGAGGAGAACATCAAAGGGCTTCGATCGGGGTCCGAGTCGGCCGAATAG
- a CDS encoding ribosome biogenesis/translation initiation ATPase RLI, producing MAKDSIAVVDLDRCQPDRCNYECQNYCPPNRTGKECITLRGEDADEGQPEQVRISEEICLGETCGICVEKCPFDAIEIINLPQELQDDPAHRYGENAFSLYGLPAPQEGKVTGILGPNGIGKTTAVRILAGELEPNLGRFEEPPDWDDVLEAYRGTELQDYIADVRDGDVTVARKPQYVDQIPNQFDGNTRELLERTNERDALEYLVERLSIGPVMDQAIDDLSGGELQRVAIAATLARDTDFYFLDEITPYLDIGQRVTAARLIRELAEDDGKSMLVVEHDLAVLDLLADTLHVAYGEPGAYGVITTPKSVRNGINEYLAGYLENENMRIRPNPIEFEEHAPRTISRADTLVEYPDLTKSYGDGEFRLEVEGGRIRQNEVLGIVGPNGIGKSTFAKLLTGALEPDSGDADLDLDISYKPQYVTIDQHMRVDVFLSSITDQFGSSYWNTEIAQPLQLERIMEQNLSDLSGGERQRVAIAACLSDSADLYLLDEPSAHLDVEQRVQATRAIRRYAEQQDATVLVIDHDIYMIDLLADRLMVFDGEPAVHGRAGTPQSMRGGMNEFLANLEVTFRRDERTSRPRINKPESQLDRQQKREGEYYYAP from the coding sequence ATGGCCAAAGACAGTATCGCTGTCGTCGACCTCGATCGCTGTCAACCGGACCGGTGTAACTACGAGTGCCAGAACTACTGTCCACCGAACCGGACCGGCAAGGAGTGTATCACACTTCGAGGCGAGGACGCAGACGAGGGCCAACCGGAGCAGGTTCGTATCTCCGAAGAGATCTGTCTGGGTGAAACCTGCGGTATCTGCGTCGAGAAGTGCCCCTTCGATGCGATCGAGATCATCAACTTGCCCCAGGAACTGCAGGACGATCCGGCTCACCGGTACGGCGAAAACGCGTTCTCGCTGTACGGCCTGCCAGCCCCACAGGAAGGGAAAGTGACGGGGATTCTCGGACCGAACGGCATCGGGAAAACGACGGCCGTTCGCATTCTGGCGGGCGAACTCGAGCCGAACCTCGGTCGATTCGAAGAGCCACCGGACTGGGACGACGTCCTCGAGGCCTACCGCGGGACGGAACTGCAGGACTACATCGCCGACGTTCGCGACGGCGACGTGACGGTCGCGCGGAAACCGCAGTACGTCGATCAGATTCCGAACCAGTTCGACGGCAACACGCGCGAACTCCTCGAGCGGACGAACGAACGGGACGCACTGGAGTATCTCGTCGAGCGACTCTCCATCGGTCCCGTCATGGACCAGGCGATCGACGACCTCTCTGGCGGGGAACTCCAGCGGGTTGCCATCGCTGCCACCCTGGCTCGAGACACGGACTTCTACTTCCTCGACGAGATCACGCCCTACCTCGACATCGGCCAGCGCGTGACGGCCGCACGGTTGATCCGGGAACTCGCCGAAGACGACGGCAAGTCGATGCTCGTGGTCGAACACGACCTGGCAGTCCTCGATTTACTCGCCGATACGCTTCACGTCGCCTACGGTGAGCCCGGCGCCTACGGTGTCATCACGACACCGAAATCGGTCCGCAACGGGATCAACGAGTACCTCGCGGGCTACCTCGAGAACGAGAACATGCGGATTCGACCGAATCCCATCGAGTTCGAAGAGCACGCCCCACGGACGATTTCGCGTGCCGACACGCTCGTCGAATACCCCGACCTCACGAAGTCGTACGGCGACGGCGAGTTCAGACTCGAGGTCGAGGGCGGGCGGATTCGACAGAACGAGGTGCTCGGCATCGTCGGTCCGAACGGCATCGGGAAGTCGACGTTCGCGAAGCTGTTGACCGGCGCACTCGAGCCGGATTCGGGCGATGCGGACCTCGATCTGGACATCTCGTACAAACCCCAGTACGTCACCATCGACCAGCACATGCGCGTCGACGTGTTCCTCTCGTCGATCACTGACCAGTTCGGCTCGTCGTACTGGAACACCGAAATCGCCCAGCCGTTGCAACTCGAGCGAATTATGGAACAAAATCTCTCTGACCTTTCCGGTGGTGAGCGCCAGCGGGTGGCGATTGCGGCCTGTCTCTCCGATTCAGCTGATCTGTACCTGCTCGACGAACCGTCGGCACATCTGGACGTCGAACAGCGAGTGCAGGCGACGCGGGCGATTCGTCGCTATGCCGAACAGCAGGACGCCACCGTCCTGGTTATCGACCACGACATCTACATGATCGACCTGCTCGCTGACCGCCTGATGGTGTTCGATGGCGAACCGGCCGTTCACGGTCGTGCGGGCACTCCACAGTCGATGCGCGGTGGGATGAACGAGTTCCTGGCAAACCTCGAGGTCACGTTCCGGCGGGACGAGCGAACCTCGAGGCCGCGTATCAACAAGCCCGAGTCACAACTCGACCGGCAACAAAAACGGGAAGGCGAATACTACTATGCGCCGTAA
- a CDS encoding archaemetzincin family Zn-dependent metalloprotease, with product MLVDIVPVGSVSATVKREASAALRSVYDCDVTVNDAQSIPNGAYDSGRNQYCAETFIQLAERVGRGDKNIAITPHDLFYRRRNYVFGLAYLDGSGSVVSTYRLQTSSDGGFSNKSASDIFEDRVRKEIVHEIGHTYGLEHCDNQRCVMNFSPTVREVDIKEEHLCGSCQRLID from the coding sequence ATGCTCGTCGACATCGTGCCGGTTGGGTCCGTCTCCGCAACAGTCAAGCGGGAGGCCTCCGCGGCACTGCGATCGGTATACGACTGTGACGTCACGGTCAACGACGCCCAGTCAATCCCCAACGGCGCGTACGACTCCGGGCGCAACCAGTACTGTGCGGAGACGTTCATCCAGCTGGCCGAGCGCGTCGGACGCGGCGACAAAAATATTGCCATCACCCCTCACGATCTCTTTTATCGCCGACGAAACTACGTCTTTGGCCTCGCCTATCTCGATGGCAGCGGCAGCGTCGTCTCAACCTATCGGCTCCAGACCTCGAGCGACGGCGGCTTCTCGAACAAGTCCGCGAGCGATATCTTCGAGGATCGTGTCCGCAAGGAAATCGTCCACGAGATCGGCCACACCTACGGCCTCGAGCACTGTGACAACCAGCGCTGTGTGATGAACTTCTCGCCCACGGTCCGGGAGGTCGACATCAAAGAAGAACACCTCTGTGGGAGTTGTCAGCGGCTGATCGACTGA